A segment of the Chaetodon trifascialis isolate fChaTrf1 chromosome 2, fChaTrf1.hap1, whole genome shotgun sequence genome:
TGACACCTGATATGGATTTTAGATCATCTTGGATCAATCCCAGCTCATGTTAGTTCAATAAATGTAGGTCATTGTGCAGCTTCAGCACATTTTGGAATGAGGTCTTGCAtagttgctgtgtttttgtctctaaaTAACATTTAATCGTTCCACAGACTGAAGACCAGCGTAGGCCTCAGACCTCAAACTGGATCCCTCCAGTCCTCACCTGTCCAGCTGATGGCATGCAGATCTCCAACCCAGCTGAGAGGGCGAGTCTGAATGGCGTCCTAGaccttctcctctgcttcctgtctgcaaCGCCGccctcctctccgtcctctccaACTCGTCTCTGATCCCACAAGCCCAGCGGAAACCTCACCATGGACACCCTGACCGACACCACCGAGGGCTGCTACTTCAACCGCACCGTCAAGTTCTTCTACGAGGCGAGTGGCAAGAACATCAGCGACCACTGGCGCCGTCGGGACTATGTGATCGTCACTCTGGGCATGTCGGTCTGCTTCATCGTCATCTTTTCCAACCTTTTGGTCATAGCCGCCATTTTGAAAAACCGGCGCTTTCACTTTCCCATCTACTACCTGTTGGGTAACCTGGCTCTGGCAGACCTCTTCTCAGGTACCagtgttttacttcctgtcttctttttagggacattttttgcagtttaaccacagtgatgaaaacatgGATGTTTCTGAATTTCTTCATGCGCTTTGTGAGTTCATCCTCATCTTAGTTTAGATATTTGATGTTGAAAGTGCAACACAGACAGCTAGCGTCACATCTGGGCAACACATGCTGCTTTTATTGAGGCTTGATGAGTGTAGATGCTGGGAAATGGCACAGCGGGGCATTCGGATGCATCTCTGCTGGTAAATCTGCAGTGATGCATGACAAGACGCCTCCAATGGGCAGGCTTACAGAACGGTGGCTGTGAGTGCTTTGACTGTCATGATGGGCTTTTCTCATAAGCAGGGAAACACCGTTTAATGTTGAAGGCTCCTTACTGCAGACTGGTTGGCCCAGTGTTTAcgacttttcatttttatgtattttcctAAGTCAATATGATATCCTCATATAACATTGTCACTTTGAAGCgttgtgactgtgtgcatgctAATGCAAAGTGAGCGggacatttgaaaatgaaacttaaaCAGTGAAATCGGTGACCTTGTAAATGCAAACGATAAATATAAAAGTTCAGTTAGACGGTCCGTCCATCTTCAGATTTCACTGCATGCGTCACTTGAGCATATAGCCTTTTTTCTCTATTCATGCCCTCATATTGCACGCAAAGAcctgaaacagacagatggtCGCAGTCTTGGTCGATCTTTAAAGACAAACTAGTCCTTGAAGACATCACATTATGTAATCATGCGTATTATCCTGTAGCTCTTTTAAAGAATTCTCCATTGTTAAACTCTGGCTTTCCTCTTCCCAGGTGTCTCCTACCTCCACTTGATGTTTCATACTGGTCCCTGGACCATTAAGCTGTCTAAGTACCAGTGGTTTGTGCGACAGGGGCTGATCGACACCAGCCTGACGGCTTCGGTCCTCAACCTCCTGGCCGTGGCCGTGGAGCGCCACCAAACCATCTTCACCATGCAGCTGCACAGCAAGATGAGCACCCGGCGTGTTTTCATCCTCATGCTGTTCATCTGGCTGGTGGCCATCATCATGGGCCTGATTCCCACCATGGGCTGGCACTGCCTGTGCGACCTGGAAAACTGCTCCACCATGGCGCCGATGTACAGCCGCAGCTACCTGGTGTTCTGGGCCGTTCTCAACCTGCTGACCTTCTCCGTCATGGTGGCCGTCTACACCCGCATCTTTGTCTACGTGAGGCACAAGAGCAAGCAGATGTCGCAGCACACCACCCAGATGAGACACAGGGAGACGGTGTTCAGCCTGATGATGACCGTCTCCATGATCCTGGGTgaggaagcacacacacgctgcttaGACACATGAGTAACCCAAAAACTTCAAATCCTGACCCTGTAATCTGCTGCAGGTACAAACAGCTGAGCGAGTGCTTGTgtcatttgaattcatttatAACAGAGAAAAGTGAGTCAGCACAGCCCCACCTTGCAGTTTCAAGCAGGAGTGCCCCCTGTCCCTCggacagagagagtgagtcaCAGCTGTAGAAACTGCCTCTGGGCGAAGCGCTGGCTCAGGACTGAAGGCCTTCTGTGTGGACACACTTTGCATCAGAACGGAGACGAA
Coding sequences within it:
- the lpar2b gene encoding lysophosphatidic acid receptor 2b isoform X2, which codes for MDTLTDTTEGCYFNRTVKFFYEASGKNISDHWRRRDYVIVTLGMSVCFIVIFSNLLVIAAILKNRRFHFPIYYLLGNLALADLFSGVSYLHLMFHTGPWTIKLSKYQWFVRQGLIDTSLTASVLNLLAVAVERHQTIFTMQLHSKMSTRRVFILMLFIWLVAIIMGLIPTMGWHCLCDLENCSTMAPMYSRSYLVFWAVLNLLTFSVMVAVYTRIFVYVRHKSKQMSQHTTQMRHRETVFSLMMTVSMILGCFVICWTPGLVVLLLDGLGCDKCQVLRYEKYCLVLAECNSFVNPIIYSFRDKDMKKTFKEILCCLCRRGSKKKGSSGVHFSTLEHEVLSESNGADDSNHKQNNHSH
- the lpar2b gene encoding lysophosphatidic acid receptor 2b isoform X1, which gives rise to MDTLTDTTEGCYFNRTVKFFYEASGKNISDHWRRRDYVIVTLGMSVCFIVIFSNLLVIAAILKNRRFHFPIYYLLGNLALADLFSGVSYLHLMFHTGPWTIKLSKYQWFVRQGLIDTSLTASVLNLLAVAVERHQTIFTMQLHSKMSTRRVFILMLFIWLVAIIMGLIPTMGWHCLCDLENCSTMAPMYSRSYLVFWAVLNLLTFSVMVAVYTRIFVYVRHKSKQMSQHTTQMRHRETVFSLMMTVSMILGCFVICWTPGLVVLLLDGLGCDKCQVLRYEKYCLVLAECNSFVNPIIYSFRDKDMKKTFKEILCCLCRRGSKKKGSSGVHFSTLEHENCKSRTAEPLERSNGTPLIHEGSEDHPVSSEKWN